A window of Fimbriimonadaceae bacterium contains these coding sequences:
- the gcvT gene encoding glycine cleavage system aminomethyltransferase GcvT, whose protein sequence is MSSETVLRTPLFDAHVAAGGRMVPFAGYEMPVQYTGVIAEAKAVRESAGMFDVSHMARLWFRGERTLEFLEWITTNDVAKLEDGRGQYSLLPNERGGVVDDIIVYRVDEHVYRMVVNAANHAKDVAWISSHNAFDVAIEDETDRTAMIAVQGPRAVEILASMCNRPDSLREAPLFGLNDVTIAGIACFAPRSGYTGEDGFELICAVHDAQRLWDALLEAGVTPCGLGSRDTLRVEAGLPLYGHELTDDTNPISTGLGWVVGKTKSFLGCEPIQTARAEGTATKLHGVRLESKRLPMPEMGVFVDGAQVGAVTSGVYSPTLECGIGFAYVDAGVKLGTPITVDIRGKHEPGTLVSKRFLK, encoded by the coding sequence ATGTCGTCCGAAACCGTTCTCCGCACTCCGCTTTTCGACGCCCACGTCGCCGCGGGCGGGCGTATGGTTCCCTTCGCGGGCTACGAAATGCCGGTCCAGTACACGGGTGTCATCGCCGAAGCCAAGGCCGTCCGCGAATCCGCCGGCATGTTCGATGTCAGCCACATGGCGCGTCTTTGGTTCCGAGGCGAGCGCACCCTCGAGTTCCTCGAGTGGATCACGACCAACGACGTGGCGAAGCTGGAGGATGGACGCGGCCAGTACTCGCTGCTGCCGAACGAGCGTGGCGGCGTCGTGGACGACATCATCGTCTATCGCGTGGACGAGCACGTCTACCGTATGGTCGTCAACGCGGCGAACCACGCCAAGGACGTCGCGTGGATCTCGAGCCACAACGCGTTCGACGTGGCGATCGAAGACGAGACGGACCGCACGGCCATGATCGCGGTCCAAGGGCCCCGTGCCGTCGAGATTCTGGCGTCGATGTGCAACCGCCCCGATTCGTTGCGGGAAGCCCCGCTCTTCGGGTTGAACGACGTGACCATCGCCGGCATCGCGTGCTTCGCCCCCCGGTCGGGCTACACGGGCGAGGACGGCTTCGAGCTGATCTGCGCCGTGCACGACGCCCAGCGGCTGTGGGACGCGTTGCTCGAGGCCGGCGTCACGCCGTGCGGTCTGGGTTCGCGCGACACGCTGCGGGTCGAAGCGGGACTTCCCCTCTACGGGCATGAGCTGACCGACGACACCAACCCGATCTCCACGGGGCTGGGGTGGGTGGTCGGCAAGACCAAGTCGTTCCTCGGATGCGAGCCGATCCAGACCGCAAGGGCGGAGGGCACGGCGACGAAGTTGCACGGCGTCCGCCTGGAGAGCAAGCGGCTCCCGATGCCCGAGATGGGCGTGTTCGTCGACGGCGCGCAGGTGGGAGCGGTGACGAGCGGCGTGTACTCGCCGACCCTCGAGTGCGGCATCGGATTCGCCTATGTGGACGCAGGCGTGAAGCTGGGAACCCCCATCACGGTGGACATCCGAGGCAAGCACGAGCCCGGCACCCTCGTCAGCAAGCGATTTCTGAAGTAG
- a CDS encoding DEAD/DEAH box helicase, which translates to MDRLGFVTPTPIQQEAIPLALEGRDLVGIAQTGTGKTLAFGLPIAANLRSGEVALVLAPTRELALQIQEVLTQLNLRTALIIGGASMGKQVSQLRSRPQVIIATPGRLLDHMQQRTVDLGNVSIVVLDEGDRMLDMGFAPAVRRILDRVPKHRQTMLFSATMPREIADLAAQYLVKPATVEVARAGTAAAEVVQELVIINKEDKPDMLTNLLNKHKGSVLVFARTRHGARKIARSVFRMGHASAELHSDRTLAQRRAALDGFKSGKYRVLVATDIAARGIDVKEISVVINYDVSEKAEDYVHRIGRTGRAGADGLAITLATPDQQKYVRDIERLLRTELTLSEHSPMRMEAQKKVYTNHFTTGRGRNAARNGQVALTLPNRGPRRGRLFGQG; encoded by the coding sequence TTGGATCGCCTCGGTTTCGTCACTCCCACTCCCATCCAGCAAGAAGCGATTCCCCTTGCCCTGGAAGGTCGGGACCTCGTCGGCATCGCCCAAACAGGCACCGGCAAAACCCTCGCTTTCGGCCTGCCGATCGCAGCGAACCTTCGCTCCGGCGAAGTCGCTCTCGTCTTGGCCCCCACGCGCGAACTCGCGCTCCAGATTCAAGAAGTCCTCACCCAACTGAACCTTCGCACGGCGCTGATCATCGGCGGCGCGTCGATGGGCAAGCAGGTCAGCCAGCTCCGCTCTCGGCCCCAGGTGATCATCGCCACGCCGGGGCGCCTGCTCGACCACATGCAGCAGCGCACGGTGGACCTTGGCAACGTCTCCATCGTCGTGCTCGACGAGGGCGACCGGATGCTGGACATGGGCTTCGCTCCGGCGGTTCGCCGCATCCTGGACCGCGTGCCGAAGCATCGCCAAACGATGCTGTTCTCCGCCACGATGCCGCGCGAGATCGCCGATCTCGCCGCCCAGTACCTGGTCAAGCCGGCCACCGTGGAGGTCGCCCGCGCGGGCACGGCTGCCGCGGAAGTCGTCCAGGAGTTGGTGATCATCAACAAAGAGGACAAGCCGGACATGCTGACCAACCTGCTGAACAAGCACAAGGGCAGCGTGTTGGTGTTTGCGCGCACCCGCCACGGGGCCCGCAAGATCGCTCGCAGCGTGTTCCGCATGGGCCACGCCTCGGCGGAGCTTCACTCCGACCGCACGCTCGCCCAGCGGCGCGCGGCGCTGGACGGTTTTAAGAGCGGCAAATACCGAGTGCTCGTCGCCACGGACATCGCGGCGCGAGGCATCGACGTCAAGGAGATCTCGGTCGTGATCAACTACGACGTGTCCGAGAAAGCCGAAGACTACGTGCACCGCATCGGCCGCACCGGTCGGGCCGGCGCGGACGGGCTCGCGATCACCCTCGCGACCCCCGATCAGCAGAAGTACGTGCGGGACATCGAGCGGTTGTTGCGGACCGAACTCACCCTCTCCGAGCACTCCCCCATGCGGATGGAGGCTCAAAAGAAGGTGTATACGAACCACTTCACCACCGGGCGCGGCCGCAATGCCGCGCGCAACGGCCAAGTGGCGCTGACGCTCCCCAATCGCGGCCCGCGCCGCGGACGGCTGTTCGGCCAGGGATAG
- the flgB gene encoding flagellar basal body rod protein FlgB → MQFLDNLIGPTITNLSKAMDRATERHSALTANLANVNTPGYKRRDVDFGIVLEGEMKRPSHLEQWRQASAQRTSSGSIQANGNSVNLEQEVMALAETELRYQMLTDMTASYFRNLKNVIKEGR, encoded by the coding sequence GTGCAGTTTTTGGACAATCTCATCGGGCCGACCATCACCAACCTCTCGAAGGCGATGGACCGAGCCACCGAACGCCACAGCGCGTTGACCGCGAACCTCGCGAACGTCAACACGCCCGGCTACAAGCGCCGCGACGTGGACTTCGGGATCGTCCTCGAGGGCGAGATGAAGCGCCCGTCGCACCTCGAGCAGTGGCGCCAGGCCAGCGCCCAGCGGACCTCCTCCGGCAGCATCCAGGCCAACGGCAACAGCGTGAACCTCGAACAAGAGGTGATGGCGCTCGCCGAAACGGAGCTTCGCTACCAAATGCTGACGGACATGACCGCCAGCTACTTCCGCAACCTCAAGAACGTGATCAAGGAGGGACGCTAG
- the flgC gene encoding flagellar basal body rod protein FlgC encodes MNSLNQAMRVSASGMYAERFRMDVISSNIANANTVGNPSHPGYQRRIVELAGSQDGVRVTAVRTDPTPGRIEMDPSSPYRDAEGQVMFSNVDPIKEMVNMLSAGRAYEANIAAFNSAKSMVRSALQIGKL; translated from the coding sequence ATGAACTCGCTCAACCAGGCGATGCGGGTCAGCGCGAGCGGCATGTACGCCGAGCGCTTCCGCATGGACGTCATCTCGTCCAACATCGCCAACGCCAACACCGTCGGCAACCCGTCGCATCCGGGCTACCAGCGGCGCATCGTCGAACTTGCGGGCTCGCAAGACGGCGTCCGCGTCACCGCCGTGCGTACCGATCCCACGCCCGGGCGCATCGAAATGGACCCGAGCAGCCCCTACCGCGACGCTGAGGGCCAGGTGATGTTCAGCAACGTGGATCCCATCAAAGAGATGGTGAACATGCTCAGCGCGGGCCGCGCTTACGAGGCGAACATCGCCGCGTTCAACTCGGCCAAGAGCATGGTCCGCAGCGCGCTCCAGATCGGAAAGCTCTAG
- the fliE gene encoding flagellar hook-basal body complex protein FliE has translation MRINPALADLSKLTNTVKPVGGEEKGNGDFAQTLMDVLKEVNSAQGDAQAKRDAFLTNRQPVEYHDLMITMERASTALQLTLQVRNKLLEAYQEINRMPV, from the coding sequence ATGAGAATCAACCCCGCTCTCGCAGACCTCAGCAAGCTGACCAACACGGTCAAGCCCGTCGGTGGCGAGGAGAAGGGGAACGGCGACTTTGCGCAGACGTTGATGGACGTCTTGAAGGAGGTCAACTCGGCCCAGGGCGATGCCCAGGCCAAGAGGGACGCCTTCCTGACGAATCGACAACCGGTGGAATATCACGACTTGATGATCACCATGGAACGCGCAAGCACCGCACTGCAGCTCACGTTGCAGGTCCGCAACAAACTGCTCGAGGCGTACCAGGAGATCAACAGGATGCCCGTCTAG
- the fliG gene encoding flagellar motor switch protein FliG: protein MRKTGGELSFRQKAAVVLMLLGPELSGRVLQHFEDEHIEALSLEVARLDKITPHQREAVIDEFYEVAVAQDYIAEGGVEHAKRVLESAFGSERASSIVGKIVEAMQVVPFDFLRKADPQQVLTFIQDEHPQTIALILAYMPMNNAALILGKLATDLRADVAARIAMMDQTPPEVIAKVEEVLERKVSSLIGQEMSSAGGPKALVDLLNRVDRATERLIMDSLSEKSPELAETVKNMMFVFEDIVQLDDRAVQQILREVDMKELATALKGTATDVQNKVFTNMSERAVAMLKEDMEFMGPVRLKVVEEAQQKIVSVIRRLEEAGELTIGRGGEEDILV, encoded by the coding sequence GTGAGGAAGACTGGTGGCGAACTGAGTTTCAGGCAGAAGGCGGCGGTCGTCCTGATGCTCCTGGGCCCCGAACTCTCGGGGCGCGTGCTCCAGCACTTCGAGGACGAGCACATCGAAGCCCTCTCCCTGGAGGTGGCGCGCCTGGACAAAATCACGCCGCACCAGCGCGAAGCGGTCATCGACGAGTTTTACGAGGTCGCCGTCGCGCAGGACTACATCGCCGAAGGCGGCGTCGAACACGCGAAGCGCGTGTTGGAATCGGCTTTTGGAAGCGAGCGGGCATCCTCGATCGTGGGCAAGATCGTCGAGGCGATGCAGGTCGTCCCGTTCGATTTCCTGCGCAAAGCAGACCCGCAGCAGGTGCTCACGTTCATCCAAGACGAGCACCCCCAGACGATCGCGCTCATCCTCGCCTACATGCCGATGAACAACGCGGCGCTCATCCTCGGCAAACTCGCCACGGATCTGCGCGCCGATGTTGCGGCCCGGATCGCGATGATGGACCAGACTCCTCCCGAGGTCATCGCCAAGGTCGAAGAAGTGCTGGAACGCAAGGTGTCGAGCCTAATCGGCCAGGAGATGAGCAGCGCCGGGGGACCCAAGGCGCTGGTCGATCTGCTCAACCGGGTCGATCGCGCCACCGAGCGGCTGATCATGGACTCCCTCTCGGAGAAGAGTCCCGAGCTTGCCGAAACGGTGAAGAACATGATGTTCGTGTTCGAGGACATCGTCCAGCTCGACGATCGCGCCGTACAGCAGATTCTCCGCGAGGTGGACATGAAGGAGTTGGCCACCGCGCTCAAGGGCACGGCCACCGACGTGCAGAACAAAGTGTTCACCAACATGTCCGAGCGCGCCGTGGCGATGCTGAAAGAGGACATGGAATTCATGGGCCCCGTCCGCCTGAAGGTGGTCGAAGAGGCCCAGCAGAAGATCGTTTCGGTGATCCGACGCCTCGAGGAGGCGGGCGAGCTCACGATCGGACGGGGCGGCGAGGAGGACATCCTTGTCTAA
- a CDS encoding FliH/SctL family protein: protein MSKSSVHSGGGGSLRSLGDMLESAESVELKVPTPKTGLAGRAHQQARQAGHEAGFAEGLQEGIAQGIAQSLEEARVLRAAELAAFAADLNALREDAADAIERWYREAEHTLAQLATVIAAKVIANELATDPELVLAITREAIQEVTHASSARIRANVLDAPALSRHREELAALAPSLRQVDIVEDPTIRAGCVIETDGGVVEATVEQKLQRALQELRKP from the coding sequence TTGTCTAAGTCGTCCGTCCACTCCGGGGGCGGAGGCTCACTGCGAAGCCTGGGCGACATGCTCGAATCGGCGGAGTCCGTCGAGCTCAAGGTGCCCACGCCGAAGACGGGCCTCGCGGGGCGTGCGCACCAACAGGCGCGGCAAGCGGGCCACGAAGCGGGATTCGCAGAAGGGCTTCAGGAAGGCATCGCCCAAGGGATCGCCCAATCACTCGAAGAGGCGCGCGTCCTTCGGGCCGCCGAGCTTGCCGCGTTCGCGGCGGATCTGAACGCCCTTCGCGAGGATGCGGCGGACGCGATCGAGCGCTGGTACCGCGAGGCCGAGCACACGCTCGCACAACTCGCCACCGTGATCGCTGCCAAGGTCATCGCCAACGAGTTGGCGACCGACCCCGAGCTGGTGCTTGCGATCACGCGGGAAGCGATCCAAGAAGTGACTCACGCTTCCAGCGCGCGGATCCGGGCGAACGTCCTCGACGCACCCGCTCTGAGCCGCCACCGAGAGGAGCTTGCCGCCCTTGCTCCCTCCCTCCGACAGGTCGACATCGTCGAGGACCCGACGATACGGGCCGGGTGCGTGATCGAGACCGACGGCGGGGTGGTCGAGGCCACCGTGGAACAGAAGCTGCAACGAGCGCTTCAGGAGTTGAGGAAGCCATGA
- a CDS encoding FliI/YscN family ATPase, producing the protein MSAPTFARARAQIEGVNWLEVSGRVTQVVGLVIESFGPNARVGDLCEVESGEGEAIWCEVVGFRGDRALLMPLGELEGVRAGCLVRSTGSCLRVPVGDALLGRALDGLGRPMDGLGPLGTRATYPILATPPNAMRRKLISRPLTTGVRAIDGMLTIGEGQRMGIFSGSGVGKSTLLGMIARNCEADVNVIALVGERGREVREFIENDLGTQGLRRSVIVCATSEQPALVRIKAAMTATAIAESFRDQGKSVLLMMDSVTRFAMAQREVGLAIGEPPSTKGYTPSVFAMLPRLMERAGTSDKGAITGLYTVLVEGDDTNEPIADASRSILDGHIVLSRALTSRGHYPPIDVLESLSRVMPMVSSPEQIEHARTLRELIAARNDVEDLVSIGAYKSGANKLADRAIESWETVCGFLRQDKAEGSDRETTLTRLAELTDA; encoded by the coding sequence ATGAGCGCTCCGACCTTTGCCCGCGCCCGCGCGCAGATCGAGGGGGTGAACTGGCTCGAAGTTTCCGGCCGCGTGACCCAGGTTGTCGGCCTCGTCATCGAGTCGTTCGGCCCCAACGCCCGGGTGGGCGACCTGTGCGAAGTGGAATCGGGCGAGGGCGAAGCGATCTGGTGCGAGGTCGTCGGCTTCCGCGGAGACCGCGCCCTGCTCATGCCGCTCGGCGAGCTCGAAGGGGTGCGAGCCGGATGTCTGGTGCGCAGCACCGGTTCCTGCCTGCGCGTGCCGGTCGGCGATGCCCTGTTGGGCCGCGCGCTGGACGGATTGGGGCGCCCCATGGACGGTTTGGGGCCGCTCGGAACCCGCGCCACCTACCCGATTCTCGCCACCCCTCCCAACGCGATGCGCCGCAAACTGATCTCGCGCCCGCTCACCACGGGCGTGCGAGCGATCGACGGCATGCTCACGATCGGCGAGGGGCAACGCATGGGCATCTTCTCGGGTTCGGGAGTGGGTAAGAGCACCCTTCTCGGGATGATCGCACGGAACTGCGAGGCGGATGTGAACGTGATCGCCCTCGTTGGCGAGCGCGGCCGCGAAGTGAGGGAGTTCATCGAGAACGACTTGGGAACGCAGGGCCTTCGCCGAAGCGTGATCGTGTGCGCCACGTCGGAACAGCCCGCCCTCGTCCGGATCAAGGCCGCGATGACCGCCACGGCGATCGCCGAGTCCTTCCGCGACCAGGGCAAGAGCGTGCTGTTGATGATGGACTCGGTCACCCGCTTCGCGATGGCCCAGCGCGAGGTGGGTTTGGCGATCGGCGAGCCGCCGAGCACGAAAGGTTACACACCGAGCGTGTTCGCCATGCTGCCCCGCCTGATGGAGCGGGCCGGGACGAGCGACAAAGGCGCGATCACCGGACTCTACACGGTCCTGGTCGAGGGGGACGACACGAACGAACCCATCGCCGACGCCTCGCGGTCGATTCTCGACGGACACATCGTGCTGAGCCGAGCCCTGACGAGTCGGGGGCACTACCCTCCGATCGACGTGCTCGAGAGCCTCAGCAGGGTGATGCCGATGGTGTCCTCGCCCGAGCAGATCGAGCACGCGCGAACCCTGCGCGAGCTGATCGCGGCGCGAAACGATGTGGAGGACTTGGTGAGCATCGGGGCTTACAAGTCCGGGGCCAACAAGCTTGCAGACCGGGCGATCGAGTCCTGGGAGACGGTTTGCGGATTTCTTCGACAGGACAAGGCGGAGGGCTCGGATCGGGAGACCACCCTCACGCGACTCGCGGAGTTGACTGATGCGTAA
- a CDS encoding flagellar FliJ family protein, with protein MRKFTFRLEKVLEYRRLEEGWAKDAYRQAQAARMEGDAALARIGERRVTLLAQPVLSLPERRELESMLERLDGEEDVQRSVLAELMDEEAKAYTDWIERKQDLQAMEKLRARAHEEWLQQANRKEQEALDEWSVLRRAA; from the coding sequence ATGCGTAAGTTCACATTTCGGTTGGAAAAGGTGTTGGAGTACCGGCGCCTCGAGGAAGGGTGGGCCAAGGACGCCTACCGACAGGCCCAGGCGGCCCGGATGGAAGGCGATGCGGCCCTGGCCCGAATCGGGGAACGGCGCGTCACGCTGCTTGCGCAGCCCGTGCTCAGCCTCCCCGAGCGCCGCGAACTGGAGAGCATGCTGGAACGGCTCGATGGGGAGGAGGACGTGCAGCGCTCGGTCCTCGCCGAGCTGATGGACGAGGAGGCCAAGGCTTACACGGATTGGATCGAGCGCAAGCAGGACCTCCAGGCGATGGAGAAGTTGCGCGCGCGCGCCCACGAGGAGTGGCTCCAACAGGCCAACCGCAAGGAGCAGGAGGCGCTGGACGAGTGGTCCGTGCTCCGGAGGGCCGCATGA
- a CDS encoding lytic transglycosylase domain-containing protein: MIRPLGPEGVQQRMQELQSRLDQVLGRQFEETMSEVTPIAGTLRRGGFAPFDPLAAGALWKGVDAPAEWKGKIRDAAARQGLDPDLFDALVQAESAYDPNARSRAGALGLTQLMPGTAAALGVDPLDPQQNLDGGAKYLAQMLRRFGDARTALAAYNAGPGAVDKAGGIPPYSETQAYVDKVMQLYNQRKAR; the protein is encoded by the coding sequence ATGATTCGCCCACTCGGCCCGGAGGGGGTGCAGCAGCGGATGCAAGAGCTGCAGTCCCGTCTCGATCAGGTGCTCGGTCGGCAGTTCGAGGAGACGATGAGCGAGGTCACCCCGATCGCGGGCACGTTGCGCCGCGGCGGGTTCGCCCCCTTCGACCCCCTGGCGGCGGGCGCCCTGTGGAAGGGGGTGGACGCCCCTGCGGAGTGGAAGGGCAAGATTCGCGACGCGGCCGCCCGGCAGGGGTTGGACCCCGATCTCTTCGATGCGCTCGTGCAGGCCGAGAGCGCCTACGATCCCAACGCCCGCTCTCGGGCGGGCGCCCTGGGGCTGACCCAGCTCATGCCCGGCACCGCGGCGGCCCTCGGCGTGGACCCGCTCGATCCCCAGCAGAACCTGGACGGTGGCGCGAAGTACCTCGCACAGATGTTGCGGCGCTTCGGCGACGCACGGACCGCGCTCGCGGCGTACAACGCCGGGCCCGGAGCGGTCGATAAGGCCGGAGGGATCCCGCCCTACAGCGAGACCCAAGCGTACGTGGACAAGGTGATGCAGCTCTACAACCAGAGGAAGGCCCGATGA
- a CDS encoding SOS response-associated peptidase, with translation MCARYTLRCGSAAVAALFDLEEIAELAPRFNIAPTQQVPGVVCDAHGRRVLRSYRWGLIPRWADDPGIGLRMINARAESLAEKSAFRDAFLHRRCLIPSDGFFEWVEEESVHEAPAEPQGSLFDEEAAPPRLERTVVKQPYHIRRRDGAPFAFAGLWDSWTSEAGPLESCTIITTQPNELVRPLHDRMPAILDPKHFEMWLDPEFAETEALSALLVPALDEGFEAVAVSRLVGNPRNEDPRCVEPA, from the coding sequence GTGTGTGCGCGCTACACGCTTCGATGTGGGTCGGCGGCCGTCGCCGCGCTCTTCGACTTAGAGGAGATCGCAGAGTTGGCTCCTCGGTTTAACATCGCTCCCACGCAGCAGGTGCCTGGCGTCGTCTGCGACGCCCATGGACGCCGCGTTTTGCGAAGCTACCGGTGGGGCCTCATCCCGCGATGGGCCGACGACCCGGGCATCGGCCTGCGGATGATCAACGCGAGGGCCGAGAGCCTGGCGGAGAAGAGCGCGTTTCGCGACGCGTTCCTCCACCGGAGGTGCCTGATTCCGTCCGATGGGTTCTTCGAGTGGGTCGAGGAGGAGTCGGTCCACGAGGCCCCCGCGGAACCGCAAGGCTCCCTCTTCGACGAAGAAGCTGCACCTCCTCGCCTCGAGCGGACCGTCGTCAAACAGCCCTACCATATTCGGCGCCGCGACGGGGCGCCGTTCGCGTTTGCGGGGCTCTGGGACTCCTGGACTTCGGAAGCGGGGCCGCTGGAATCGTGCACGATCATCACGACCCAGCCCAACGAGTTGGTGCGGCCCCTCCACGATCGCATGCCGGCGATCCTGGACCCGAAGCACTTCGAGATGTGGCTGGACCCCGAGTTTGCTGAAACGGAGGCCCTTTCGGCGCTCTTGGTGCCGGCTCTCGACGAAGGATTCGAGGCCGTGGCGGTCTCTCGGCTGGTCGGGAACCCGCGCAACGAGGATCCGCGCTGCGTCGAGCCCGCGTGA
- the rplL gene encoding 50S ribosomal protein L7/L12: MANVVETLVEQISGMTALELSELKTALEEKFGVTAAAPMMGMPMMMGGGGDAAPAAEEKTEFDVVLTAAGDAKLQVIKAVREITGLGLKEAKDLVDGAPNPVKQGVSKDEADKVKAAIEEAGGSVEIK; encoded by the coding sequence ATGGCAAACGTAGTTGAAACCCTTGTCGAGCAGATCAGCGGCATGACCGCGCTCGAGCTTTCGGAACTGAAGACCGCGCTGGAAGAGAAGTTCGGCGTCACCGCGGCCGCCCCCATGATGGGCATGCCGATGATGATGGGCGGAGGCGGCGACGCCGCTCCGGCTGCCGAAGAGAAGACCGAGTTCGACGTCGTGCTGACCGCAGCCGGCGATGCGAAGCTTCAGGTCATCAAGGCCGTGCGCGAGATCACGGGTCTTGGGCTGAAAGAAGCCAAGGACCTCGTCGACGGCGCTCCGAACCCCGTCAAGCAGGGCGTGAGCAAAGACGAGGCCGACAAGGTCAAGGCCGCGATCGAAGAGGCCGGCGGCTCCGTCGAGATCAAGTAG
- the rplJ gene encoding 50S ribosomal protein L10 — translation MPTAEKARTIETAKGWYSKSVGLVFTDYRGLKVREMQELRRNLTAKGGELHVLKNTLFRVAVGEDLAKLPEELHSGPTAVAFVFENESECAKALFDYAKTNKNLKIKGGYFNGQSFDAKGVEALSKLPPRDVLIAQVIGTIAAPLSNLVGVIEALYADPIRTIGAVADKVAEGAPPAEAKAEAPAAAPEASAEEAPAAPEASAPEATAEEAPSDDTPAAEAAPTAEAEATPAEQTEEAAPAAEENQE, via the coding sequence ATGCCAACAGCAGAGAAAGCGCGAACAATCGAAACAGCGAAAGGGTGGTACTCGAAGTCCGTCGGACTCGTGTTCACCGACTATCGCGGCCTCAAGGTCCGGGAGATGCAGGAACTGCGTCGCAACCTGACCGCCAAGGGCGGCGAACTTCACGTGCTCAAGAACACGCTGTTCCGCGTGGCAGTCGGCGAGGATCTCGCCAAACTGCCCGAGGAGCTTCACAGCGGCCCCACGGCCGTCGCGTTCGTGTTCGAGAACGAGTCGGAGTGCGCCAAGGCGCTGTTCGATTACGCGAAAACAAACAAGAATCTCAAAATCAAGGGCGGCTATTTCAACGGCCAGAGTTTCGATGCCAAAGGCGTCGAGGCCCTGTCCAAGCTTCCGCCGCGCGACGTGCTCATCGCCCAGGTGATCGGCACGATCGCGGCCCCCCTCAGCAACCTGGTGGGCGTCATCGAAGCCCTCTACGCGGATCCGATCCGAACGATCGGCGCCGTGGCGGACAAGGTTGCCGAAGGTGCGCCGCCGGCCGAGGCGAAAGCCGAAGCCCCCGCGGCGGCTCCGGAAGCAAGCGCCGAAGAAGCCCCCGCGGCACCTGAGGCCAGCGCCCCCGAAGCGACCGCCGAAGAAGCGCCGTCCGACGACACCCCCGCAGCGGAAGCTGCCCCGACCGCCGAGGCCGAGGCAACACCGGCCGAGCAAACCGAAGAAGCCGCTCCCGCAGCGGAGGAGAATCAGGAGTAA